TGGGGTGCGAAAACTACAACACCAATCCGGTCATTTACTCTCTGATCAATGAAATCTAAAGCAACTCTCTTAGCAGCTTCCAGCCGGTTTTTTGGTTTGAAGTCCAATGCTTGCATACTGCCGCTGACATCAATTGACAGCATGATATCTATCCCTCGTCCTCTGATGATCTCCTGCCTGTCTTTCAATCTTGGTTGAGCAAGGGCAAAGATGAGAGCAGTGATCATTAAACTACGAATGATCAAGGGGATATAGCTTAAAAAGCTGTTATGACGAGCTGTTTCTTTAAGGATATCCAAACGGCTATAACTTATCCTTACTCGCTTCTTATTCTTGATGAACAACTCATATAACCAGAGAAATGGTATGATAAACAATAACCATAGAAGATAGGGATAGACGAATTCAAATATCATTTTTCCTCAGGGACTGCATTATCAATAACTGCTCTCTTCTTATAGGACTTTAAATAGTTCTCCAACCACTCAGTATGCTCAAGAGCATTGTTTACGTAGGGGACTTGTTTAGCAAATTTGACCAGATCGGTTTCATTGAGGAACTTATTCAAGTCGGTTCTCTCCTTTAGAGGGAAGCCGTTAATTTGCTGCTTGATCTCACTGCTGGTCATCTCTACGGCATTGAACTTATAGTTAAGCTCTAAAAAGAAACGCAAGATAAAGGAAAGCTGGAAATAATACTCCAAATAGTTACCTTTTTCCAGTAATCTCTTCTGCTTGAGATCTTCCAACAGTTCCAAAGCTATCTGATATGCCGGTCTGGTTTCTTGCTCTTTGGCTGTCTCGATTAACTCTTTTTTCTGGAAGATCTTTTTCCAGAACATGATCACTATTCCTACTAAAATGATCAATGATACCAGTGGTACTAGATAATCCCAAAAACCCAATCTAAGCCGCAGAGGACCAGCAATATCCTTTATAACAGCACTTGTATCGGCTAATACAGAAGTAACCTTTAGTTCGACCGGGGAAGTCCTTAAGTTGATAATTTCGCTCGTTTCTGTATCAAAGACTTCAAAGTTAAGTGAAGGTAATCTTAATTCACCTGTTTCAAAAGCGGAAAACCTATAATTGAAGCTAGAAATCTGCTTATTATCTATCGTTGACAATTCTTTCTTGATGTCATTGATCACAAAAACATCTATCGTATCTTTAATGGGATGATAAACCTCTTGAGTCACGGCTGTCATTATCTGGACATGTAAATGGAAAGGGGTGCCAATATATAACTCGTCAGGTTGCATGATACGTTGTTCTAACGTAGGTTCAATACTCTCTTTCTGCAACAAGTCGGGATAAACTAAGAGAGTTCCAAATAATAGGATGAATGAAATAATAAAAAATCGCAAACGATCTCTATTGACTATGCTCATGTAATTTACCGGTTCCTTCTTCTGATACGAGATTTGAAGAATTTCATTAATTCCTTTATGTAGTTATCCCCTGTCTCCAAGGTTATTAGATCAACCCGCATTTTTTTGAATCTGTTGATTATCTCTGCTTGATGGGCGAGTGTCTTTTCTCTGAATTCTTTTCTTACCTTCATGTTCATGGTATTCACAGTGAACTTCGAATCAGTCTCAGGATCATAAATATGCAACAAACCGACTTGGGGAAGGTCCAATTCGGCTGAATCTATCACCTGTATAGCAACTACATCGTGTTTTTTAGCTAAAATCTTTAGATCATTATCGTAATCTTTATCAAAAAAGTCGGAAAGAATAAAAATAATGCTCCTCTTATTTAGTAATCGATACAGATAGCGAACAGCATTTGCTAGATTCGTTCCCTTTGACTCTGGTTGATGATAGAGCACTTCCCGTAAGATGCGTAAAGCAGTTTTCTTCCCTTTACGTGGTGGAATATATTGCTCGATCTGGTCTGAGAAGAGGAGCAAACCTACTTTATCATTATTAGTGATAGCTGAAAAGGCAAGAACTGCAGTGATCTCAGTCACAAATTCCGACTTGAGGTATTGATTGGTACCGAATAGAGTAGAGGCACTACAATCAACAACAAAGATAACATTCAGCTCTCTCGTTTCGGAGAATATCTTGATGTAAGGATGTCCCATACGAGCAGAGACGTTCCAGTCGATCTGCCGGTAACTATCACCGGGCTGGTAATCTCTTACTTCCGAGAACTCCAGACCTTGTCCTTTGAAGAGACTATGATACTCACCTGAAAAGATCTCGTTAACGATATTACGAGTCGTGATCTCGATCTTTCTTATTCTTTGTAGTATTTCTGCCGTATCCATAGTATATGAAGTTTTTGTTATCAGATGATACTTAAAGTTTAGGGAACTTCGATCTCATCAAACAGCCGATCAACTATGTTGTCCTGATTGATCTGTTCTGCTTCGGCTTCGTAGGTTAGTATAATTCTGTGACGGAGAATATCTTTTCCGATTGCTTTGATATCATCTGGTGTTACGTAACCCCGTCTTTCTAGAAAGGCATTTGCCTTGGCAGCTTGAGCAAGATAGATAGAGGCACGCGGAGAGGCACCATATTCGATCAGATCTTTCAATTCTTTTAAGCGCGGATATGTTTCAGGTTCACGAGTAGCAAAGACCAGATCAAGGATATAATCCTTAATTTTTTCTTCCATGTATATTTGTTTAACATCTTCTCTTAGAGAGATGATCTCTTCTGGAGTAATGACATGATTAACCTCAATTGGTTGGTCTGGTATCATTCTCTCCATGATCATCTTCTCTTCTGGTTTAGTGGGGTATTGGATGATCAGTTTGAGCATAAAACGATCTACTTGGGCTTCTGGTAAAGGATACGTTCCTTCCTGTTCCAACGGGTTTTGAGTAGCCATAACCAGAAATGGTTTAGGCAGTTCATAAGTATGATCGCTGATAGTAACTGTCTTTTCCTGCATTGCTTCTAAGAGAGCCGATTGTACCTTTGCAGGAGCTCTATTAATCTCATCAGCTAAGATAAAATTAGCAAAGATAGGTCCCTTTTTCGGGTAAAATTCGGAAGTCTTTTGATTGTAGATCAACGTTCCGGTCAGATCTGCCGGTAGCAGGTCTGGAGTAAACTGAATTCTTTTAAATGTAGCGTTGAAAGTTCGAGAAACTGTATTAACTGCTAACGTTTTTGCCAGACCGGGAACACCTTCCAATAATAGGTGTCCATTAGCGAGTAATCCTATCAGAAGGCGACGGATCATGTATTCCTGTCCGACAATAACCTTCTTGATCTCTTTTTGAATCTCCTCAATAACCTGGCTCTTGGCATATATCAATTCATTCAACTGTTCGATGTTCATTAAAACCTCCGCATAAAATTTTCTATCTTCATTTATTAGCTTGAATTCGATTATTGGTCATATCATTGCCTAACCCATCAGGGAATGGTCCGGATAGTTAGGTGGGATTTCGTTTTATGTAACTCTACAGATTTTGTTATGTTTCAATAAGACGATAAGAAGGTAGAAGATCTTTATTGATCATAACGGTCAATTATGTGTTTTTGGATAACTACGCCACTCTTATCCTTGAATTCAATAACGATCTTATCTATCTCGACATCAAGAATTACATAGGAAGCTGGTCTGTCTTTGTCCCATTCATCCTTTAAATGTCCCGGATTGAGGAAATAGTGTCCATCGATTTTTTTCAGCTCTAACCGATGAGTATGACCATAGCAGAAGATATGATGATTAGGCAGGATCTCAGGGATATCATCTATGTTGTGAACCAGCATAAAAGACCAATTTAGAACTTTGACGATCTGCCCAGCAGGTAGGGAACCGTCTAAATATCTCGGGTGAAATATCCCGGGAACTCTTGTAACTTTTTTACCGATAAGTAGATCTTCATTTTCATCTAAATCTTCGTAATTATCACCGAGATGGAAAACATAATTGCATTGCTCAATCTCATTTTGCAGAACCTTTCTCAAGAGAGATTGATTTTTATGCGTATCTGAAAGAACTATTATTCTAATCATACAATCAGCTCTTTTTCTTCTTAGGTTGTATTTTCGTTATCTTTCTTTTTGCTGGTTCCTTCTTAGCAAGAAGTACCTTTTTTTTATCAACTTTTGCTACATGTTCTTTGGGTTTTGAGTTCTGCTTTTTAGCTTCTTTCGCTATATCCTTTTTCTCAATTTTCGAGACAGTCCTCTTGCTTGAAGTTTTAGTTTCTGTTTTCGTTTTGATATCTTTATCTTTATACTTATCTTTTACCAATGGTGTCTTCTTCTCAAGGGATTTTTCAACTTTTTCAATCTTCTTGCTTTTATCCTCTGGTTTGGGTTTGGGTGCTGCTATTTTCTTCGGTTTCTCTATTGGTGGAGAAGTAGGTTTTTCTTTTTGGGGTGATATTTTGCCTTTCTTCTTAGCAACGTCTTCAAGGATTTTTGCCGTCGAATCTGATACCTCTTTTTCTTTGGGAGCTGCTTTCTTTTTACCTTTGCCTTTGTCAGAAGTATCTTTTTTGGTCATACTTTCCGGAGCCGAGATACCCATTAATTGGAAAGAGATTGCTAATACATCTTTAATAGCCGAGATCAAGTATAATCTTGCTCGCGAAAGTTCCAGATTATTGCTATCAACGATCTGATATTTTTGGTAGTATTTATGGAAGAGAGCAGCTAAGTCATAAACATAGAAAGCTAATCTGTGGGGCTCTCTGAATTCTGCAATAGCGGCTATCAGATCGGGAAAATCTAACAACTTCTTAATTATTACCATTTCTTCATCTTGCTTCAACTTCTTTAACTCATTCTCATCGAATTTCTTCAGAGAGATCTTCTCTTTTTTGGCTTTTCTCAGTACACTACAGATACGAGCATGGGCATATTGGCAATAATAAACAGGATTTTCACTTGTCTTTTTCTTTGCCAATTCCAGATCAAAGTTCAAATGCGCACTAGGTTTTTTCTCTAAGAAAAAGAAACGGGCTGCATCTACACCGACTTCTTCTACCAATTCGTCCATCGTAACGATATTTCCGGTTCTTTTAGACATTTTGATCTTTTCGCCACTCTCGTATAGGTTGACTTGCTGCAGAAACACTATCTCAAGTTTGCTCTCGTCAAAATTCAAAGCTCTGATGGCAGCTCTTAATCTTGGAACATAACCATGATGGTCTGGACCTAAGACATCGATCATATAATCGAAACCACGATGATATTTTGTTAGGTGATAAGCCAGATCAGGAACGAAGTAAGTTATTTCACCATCCGATTTCATTAGTACTCTATCTTTCTCATCACCAAATTTTGATGAGGCAAACCAGATGGCATCCTCACTTTCATAAGTACAATCAGCTTCGGCAAGGTAACTCAAGACCTCTTCAATTACTCCTTGTGAACGGAGAATCTTTTCCGATACCCAACTGTCAAATTCAACACCGAAACGTTCCAAGCTATCCCTCTGCATTTGATGGATCTCTTCCAAAGCGAACTCTTTCATCTTTTCCAATTTGTCTGCTTCAGAATAGTGCATGATCTTAGAGCCCTCTTTGGCTTTAAGTTTCAGAGCCAGATCTATAATATAAGTTCCCTGGTAAGTGCCCGGAGGTAATTCTTCTATCTGCTCACCAATAACTTCTCGATACCGCATCTCTAAAGATTCTGCCAGCACATCTACCTGATTACCGGCATCATTGATATAGAATTCTCGTTTTGCTTGAAATCCAGCATAATTCATGATACGAAAAAGAACGTCACCAAAAGCGGC
The sequence above is a segment of the Candidatus Cloacimonadota bacterium genome. Coding sequences within it:
- a CDS encoding metallophosphatase family protein, which encodes MIRIIVLSDTHKNQSLLRKVLQNEIEQCNYVFHLGDNYEDLDENEDLLIGKKVTRVPGIFHPRYLDGSLPAGQIVKVLNWSFMLVHNIDDIPEILPNHHIFCYGHTHRLELKKIDGHYFLNPGHLKDEWDKDRPASYVILDVEIDKIVIEFKDKSGVVIQKHIIDRYDQ
- a CDS encoding MoxR family ATPase, with protein sequence MNIEQLNELIYAKSQVIEEIQKEIKKVIVGQEYMIRRLLIGLLANGHLLLEGVPGLAKTLAVNTVSRTFNATFKRIQFTPDLLPADLTGTLIYNQKTSEFYPKKGPIFANFILADEINRAPAKVQSALLEAMQEKTVTISDHTYELPKPFLVMATQNPLEQEGTYPLPEAQVDRFMLKLIIQYPTKPEEKMIMERMIPDQPIEVNHVITPEEIISLREDVKQIYMEEKIKDYILDLVFATREPETYPRLKELKDLIEYGASPRASIYLAQAAKANAFLERRGYVTPDDIKAIGKDILRHRIILTYEAEAEQINQDNIVDRLFDEIEVP
- a CDS encoding DUF58 domain-containing protein, whose translation is MDTAEILQRIRKIEITTRNIVNEIFSGEYHSLFKGQGLEFSEVRDYQPGDSYRQIDWNVSARMGHPYIKIFSETRELNVIFVVDCSASTLFGTNQYLKSEFVTEITAVLAFSAITNNDKVGLLLFSDQIEQYIPPRKGKKTALRILREVLYHQPESKGTNLANAVRYLYRLLNKRSIIFILSDFFDKDYDNDLKILAKKHDVVAIQVIDSAELDLPQVGLLHIYDPETDSKFTVNTMNMKVRKEFREKTLAHQAEIINRFKKMRVDLITLETGDNYIKELMKFFKSRIRRRNR
- the argS gene encoding arginine--tRNA ligase — encoded protein: MIKEIIIKDLKETWKKLGFEYSDKYYVEVPKNQEYGDFSTNAALVNARNNSINSKDMAKQIANYLAKKKHYKSVKVAGNGFINFEIANNLYYKALKEISSQGKSYGASNFGDGRKALIEFVSANPTGPLNVVNARAAAFGDVLFRIMNYAGFQAKREFYINDAGNQVDVLAESLEMRYREVIGEQIEELPPGTYQGTYIIDLALKLKAKEGSKIMHYSEADKLEKMKEFALEEIHQMQRDSLERFGVEFDSWVSEKILRSQGVIEEVLSYLAEADCTYESEDAIWFASSKFGDEKDRVLMKSDGEITYFVPDLAYHLTKYHRGFDYMIDVLGPDHHGYVPRLRAAIRALNFDESKLEIVFLQQVNLYESGEKIKMSKRTGNIVTMDELVEEVGVDAARFFFLEKKPSAHLNFDLELAKKKTSENPVYYCQYAHARICSVLRKAKKEKISLKKFDENELKKLKQDEEMVIIKKLLDFPDLIAAIAEFREPHRLAFYVYDLAALFHKYYQKYQIVDSNNLELSRARLYLISAIKDVLAISFQLMGISAPESMTKKDTSDKGKGKKKAAPKEKEVSDSTAKILEDVAKKKGKISPQKEKPTSPPIEKPKKIAAPKPKPEDKSKKIEKVEKSLEKKTPLVKDKYKDKDIKTKTETKTSSKRTVSKIEKKDIAKEAKKQNSKPKEHVAKVDKKKVLLAKKEPAKRKITKIQPKKKKS